One Desulfovibrio fairfieldensis genomic window carries:
- a CDS encoding pyridine nucleotide-disulfide oxidoreductase/dicluster-binding protein, protein MDQTRLHEIEARCTQESPPHCQAACPFNLDVRAFMARMAEGRPAEARKILERHLPLPGILARICDHPCENVCLRLDLGGSLAIHALEHACVYAVGTQSRPLPMPRKKFSLAVLGAGLAGLAAAWDLSRKGYPVTVFYQGDAQSVLLEQYPALRPDREDDPLAGDWELLGRQKVTFSPAALDEDCLARVAAEFDGVLIDAGAAPGLAPNFAPAEDTPGGMDAVDGMNGVDALTLYWRDNICCAGWLSRTPTGHVYASASAQAGQGRRAAQTLERLVGKVSLTAAREKVQGPLHTPLDGIASLARVEPSGPVYTTEEAALEAGRCLQCQCLICVRECVYLQKYKGYPRVYARQIHNNASIVKGLHTANALVNGCALCGQCEELCPENFSMAELCLAAREDMVQRDFMPPSAHEFALEDMENASGPECALTLPDVALPEGACASWLFFPGCQLAASRGGQTAALYAFLRAALPYRDGGGGVSLLLSCCGIPARWAGREALFKEHTAEIRKEWEVLGRPRIMAACSSCLSALRLALPEARPVSVWEVLNGLPLPPEHVDGLAKDRAEAALPKVFSIHDPCTARWDGAWLEAVRGLARKCGARLEEPRLTGATTACCGYGGLVWCAQPELAQAVSEHRAAELPYPALASCIMCRDRLVADGKECWHLLDLLFPASDGGESAGRGTRRGPGLSARRANRAALRRRLLRDYLGENLPEPAPGALHVPPDLLARLEEKHILLLDVEEAVAGVEACGQYFENQENGHRLGSWRPRQVTFWVEYGRENGELVLYDAWCHRMRVPGSGGPGGPGGSDAGDGRDCCEQGGASA, encoded by the coding sequence ATGGATCAGACCCGTCTGCACGAAATCGAGGCCCGCTGTACCCAGGAGAGCCCGCCGCATTGTCAGGCGGCCTGCCCCTTCAATCTGGATGTGCGGGCCTTCATGGCCCGGATGGCCGAAGGCCGCCCGGCGGAAGCCCGGAAAATTTTGGAGCGCCATCTGCCTTTGCCGGGTATTCTGGCCCGGATTTGCGATCATCCTTGTGAAAACGTCTGCCTGCGGCTGGACCTGGGCGGCAGCCTGGCCATCCACGCCTTGGAGCATGCCTGCGTGTATGCCGTGGGCACGCAGAGCCGTCCTCTGCCCATGCCGCGCAAAAAATTCAGCTTGGCCGTGCTGGGCGCGGGCCTGGCGGGCCTGGCGGCGGCCTGGGATCTTTCGCGCAAGGGCTACCCGGTGACGGTTTTTTATCAGGGCGACGCGCAAAGCGTTCTGCTGGAACAGTACCCGGCCTTGCGCCCGGACCGTGAGGATGATCCCCTGGCCGGCGACTGGGAACTGCTGGGCCGCCAGAAGGTGACGTTCAGCCCCGCCGCGCTGGACGAAGATTGTCTGGCTCGGGTGGCGGCGGAGTTCGACGGCGTGCTCATAGACGCGGGCGCGGCCCCGGGCCTGGCTCCAAATTTTGCCCCGGCGGAGGATACGCCCGGCGGCATGGACGCTGTGGATGGCATGAACGGCGTGGACGCGCTGACCCTGTACTGGCGCGATAATATCTGTTGCGCCGGTTGGCTCAGCCGGACGCCCACGGGACACGTCTATGCCTCGGCTTCGGCGCAGGCCGGGCAGGGGCGCCGCGCCGCCCAGACCCTGGAACGGCTGGTGGGCAAGGTGTCGCTGACGGCGGCGCGTGAAAAGGTGCAGGGCCCCTTGCACACGCCCCTGGACGGCATCGCCTCCCTGGCGCGGGTGGAGCCCTCCGGCCCGGTCTATACCACGGAAGAAGCGGCCCTGGAGGCCGGGCGCTGCCTGCAGTGCCAGTGCCTGATCTGCGTGCGGGAATGCGTCTATCTGCAGAAATACAAAGGCTACCCGCGCGTCTACGCCCGCCAGATCCACAATAACGCCTCCATCGTCAAGGGCCTGCACACGGCCAATGCCCTGGTCAACGGCTGCGCGCTCTGCGGGCAGTGCGAGGAATTGTGCCCGGAAAATTTCTCCATGGCCGAGCTCTGCCTGGCGGCGCGCGAGGATATGGTACAGCGCGATTTCATGCCGCCCTCGGCCCACGAATTCGCCCTGGAGGACATGGAAAATGCCTCCGGTCCGGAATGCGCCCTGACTTTGCCGGATGTAGCGCTGCCCGAGGGCGCATGCGCGTCCTGGCTGTTCTTTCCCGGCTGTCAGCTGGCCGCCTCGCGCGGAGGGCAGACTGCGGCGCTGTATGCCTTTTTGCGCGCGGCCCTGCCTTACCGGGACGGGGGGGGCGGCGTGTCCCTGCTGCTTTCCTGTTGCGGCATCCCGGCGCGCTGGGCCGGTCGCGAGGCTTTGTTCAAGGAGCACACTGCGGAAATCCGAAAAGAGTGGGAAGTTCTGGGGCGGCCCCGGATCATGGCGGCCTGCTCTTCCTGTCTGAGCGCCCTGCGTCTGGCTCTGCCCGAGGCGCGGCCCGTATCCGTCTGGGAAGTGCTGAACGGCCTGCCTCTGCCGCCGGAACACGTGGACGGACTGGCGAAGGACCGGGCCGAAGCCGCATTGCCCAAGGTCTTTTCCATTCATGATCCCTGCACGGCCCGTTGGGATGGGGCCTGGCTGGAAGCCGTGCGCGGTTTGGCCCGGAAATGCGGCGCGCGCCTTGAGGAACCGCGCCTGACCGGCGCGACCACGGCCTGCTGCGGTTACGGCGGCCTGGTCTGGTGCGCGCAGCCCGAGCTGGCCCAAGCCGTGAGCGAACACCGTGCCGCCGAGCTGCCGTATCCGGCCTTGGCCTCCTGCATCATGTGCCGGGACCGGTTGGTGGCGGACGGCAAAGAATGCTGGCATTTGCTGGACCTGCTTTTCCCGGCCTCTGATGGGGGAGAAAGCGCCGGGAGAGGAACCCGCAGAGGGCCCGGCCTGTCGGCGCGCCGGGCTAACCGGGCGGCCCTGCGCCGCCGTCTGCTGCGCGACTATCTGGGCGAAAACCTTCCGGAACCGGCCCCCGGCGCGCTGCATGTGCCGCCGGACTTGCTGGCCCGCCTGGAAGAGAAGCACATTCTGCTCTTGGACGTGGAAGAGGCCGTGGCCGGGGTGGAGGCCTGCGGACAATACTTTGAAAATCAGGAAAACGGGCACCGGTTGGGCTCCTGGCGGCCCCGTCAGGTGACCTTTTGGGTGGAATACGGCCGGGAGAACGGCGAGCTTGTTCTGTACGACGCCTGGTGCCACCGCATGCGCGTGCCTGGTTCCGGTGGGCCCGGTGGTCCCGGCGGCTCCGACGCGGGGGACGGCCGGGATTGCTGTGAGCAGGGAGGTGCAAGCGCATGA
- a CDS encoding DVU_1557 family redox protein, whose protein sequence is MTMGPSYPPDGGQWRCGRCGCPLEQGKVQVFYLNSAFDVFLPRCPQCGLTMVPKSLAEGKMLEVETLLEDK, encoded by the coding sequence ATGACCATGGGACCCAGTTATCCGCCGGACGGCGGCCAATGGCGGTGCGGCCGTTGTGGCTGCCCGCTGGAGCAGGGCAAAGTGCAGGTCTTTTATCTGAACAGCGCTTTTGACGTCTTTCTGCCGCGTTGCCCGCAGTGCGGGCTGACCATGGTGCCCAAATCCCTGGCCGAGGGTAAAATGCTGGAAGTGGAAACGCTGCTGGAAGACAAGTGA
- the trsM gene encoding DVU_1556 family methyltransferase, with translation MKPLWEQEDFQRVAGEIWRPGGPELTRRALELAARRCGLAPGARLLDLGCGPGASLELLAGLGYRPLGLDRRTHAAWAKRAAGAERSPAVIFLQGDAACPPLADNSVDGVLSECVLSLLPDPLDALRGCRRTLRPGGALLLSDLFRHGDMLEEGGASLAPPESGCLAGARSRAVWEGLLVRAGFVPRCFEDHSRALVEMAARLLWYGADAAPEWLRGGCACGGRRGAVGYGLWIAQKEGS, from the coding sequence GTGAAGCCTCTCTGGGAACAGGAAGATTTTCAGCGCGTGGCGGGCGAGATCTGGCGGCCGGGTGGTCCGGAGCTGACCCGGCGCGCTCTGGAACTGGCCGCGCGCCGATGCGGCCTTGCGCCGGGCGCGCGTCTGCTGGACCTGGGCTGTGGTCCGGGCGCAAGCCTGGAACTGCTGGCCGGGCTGGGCTACCGCCCTCTGGGGCTGGACAGGCGCACGCATGCGGCCTGGGCGAAGCGGGCAGCCGGAGCGGAGCGCAGCCCAGCCGTGATTTTTCTGCAAGGGGATGCCGCTTGCCCGCCCCTGGCCGACAACAGCGTGGACGGCGTGCTCAGCGAATGCGTACTCTCCCTCCTGCCTGACCCTTTGGACGCGTTGCGCGGCTGCCGTCGGACCTTGCGACCCGGCGGCGCGTTGCTGCTGAGCGATCTTTTCCGACATGGAGACATGCTGGAGGAGGGAGGCGCGAGCCTGGCTCCCCCGGAATCCGGCTGTCTGGCCGGGGCACGTTCGCGTGCCGTCTGGGAGGGCCTGCTTGTCCGGGCCGGTTTTGTACCGCGTTGTTTTGAGGACCACAGCCGGGCGCTGGTCGAAATGGCGGCACGGCTGCTCTGGTATGGAGCCGACGCCGCGCCCGAATGGCTGCGCGGCGGCTGCGCCTGCGGCGGTAGGCGCGGGGCTGTCGGCTACGGCCTGTGGATAGCGCAAAAGGAGGGCTCATGA
- a CDS encoding DVU_1555 family C-GCAxxG-C-C protein, whose translation MNPLMLELLPMVRQGYCCSQLLILLMLQARDQQNPDLVRAMQGLCHGIGQSDGPCGLLTGGACALALAAGKGTDDETAHPMLTPLLNEYATWFYERVNPYGGISCGSIATGLGAASGGAVTDATPDPVACGDLLAECWEKILELAQNYELDLTAVRTGPMP comes from the coding sequence ATGAATCCTCTCATGCTGGAATTGTTGCCCATGGTCCGCCAGGGTTATTGTTGCAGCCAGTTGCTGATCTTGCTCATGTTGCAGGCGCGCGACCAGCAGAATCCTGATCTGGTGCGCGCCATGCAAGGGCTCTGCCACGGCATCGGCCAGTCGGACGGCCCCTGCGGCCTGCTGACGGGCGGAGCCTGCGCCCTGGCTCTGGCCGCGGGCAAAGGTACGGACGACGAGACGGCCCATCCCATGCTCACGCCTCTGCTCAATGAGTACGCCACCTGGTTTTACGAGCGCGTGAATCCTTACGGCGGCATCAGTTGCGGCAGTATCGCCACGGGCCTGGGAGCCGCTTCCGGCGGGGCAGTAACAGACGCGACGCCCGATCCCGTGGCCTGCGGCGATCTGCTGGCCGAATGCTGGGAAAAAATTCTGGAACTGGCCCAGAATTATGAGCTGGATCTGACCGCCGTCCGGACGGGGCCGATGCCGTGA
- the trsS gene encoding radical SAM (seleno)protein TrsS — MILRRTQSLCPICLRRIEAVYERPETAGTEKGVFLRKTCPEHGVFSVPAWLALEPVDAQGVVPGVVNAPPFESWSRPKSPSYPEEPRTAVARGCPFDCGLCPLHAQHTCTGLVEVTMRCDLACPVCYAGAGSAEEAPPPDPPLAALAAQLDSLKTASGACNVQISGGEPTIREDLPAIVTLARERGFGLVQLNTNGLRLGRDAGYAARLRAAGLDSVYLQWDGVREAVFETMRGRACLNLKRLAVEACAAAGLGVVLVATLARHVNDGEVGDLLRLALALGPAVRGVHFQPVSSFGRYPWALSNAPRLTLPEVMAALVRQAPELVRMEHFHPPGCEHALCSFSAAYRRTGVEGAELEWLPQAGQSCCSPVPPPAAEGARKARQFVALHWKGAERIPAADTPGGAALPERADDFSRFLNRAGAERRFTVSAMAFQDAYSLDLERVRGCCIHVVQADGRLVPFCLHNLTARDGARLYSGAWA, encoded by the coding sequence GTGATTCTGCGCCGCACGCAAAGCCTGTGCCCCATCTGTCTGCGCCGTATTGAGGCCGTGTACGAGCGCCCGGAAACGGCGGGGACGGAGAAGGGCGTCTTTTTGCGCAAAACCTGCCCGGAACATGGCGTGTTCAGCGTGCCGGCCTGGCTTGCGCTTGAGCCTGTTGATGCACAGGGCGTCGTACCCGGCGTTGTGAATGCGCCGCCTTTCGAGTCCTGGTCGCGGCCCAAAAGTCCCTCCTACCCGGAGGAGCCCCGTACCGCTGTGGCGCGGGGCTGCCCCTTTGACTGCGGGCTCTGCCCCCTGCACGCCCAGCACACTTGCACCGGCCTGGTGGAAGTGACCATGCGTTGCGATCTGGCCTGTCCGGTTTGCTATGCCGGAGCGGGCAGCGCAGAGGAGGCCCCGCCGCCCGATCCTCCCTTGGCCGCGCTGGCCGCGCAACTGGACAGTCTGAAAACGGCCTCCGGGGCCTGCAATGTGCAGATTTCCGGCGGGGAGCCCACCATTCGCGAGGATTTGCCCGCCATAGTGACGCTGGCGCGGGAGCGCGGCTTCGGCTTGGTGCAGCTCAATACCAACGGCCTGCGTCTGGGGCGGGACGCGGGCTACGCCGCCCGGCTGCGGGCCGCGGGTCTGGATTCCGTGTACCTGCAATGGGACGGCGTGCGCGAAGCCGTGTTCGAGACCATGCGCGGCAGAGCCTGCCTGAACCTGAAGCGCCTGGCCGTGGAGGCCTGCGCCGCCGCCGGCCTGGGCGTGGTGCTGGTGGCCACCTTGGCCCGCCACGTCAACGACGGTGAAGTGGGGGACTTGCTCCGCCTGGCTCTGGCATTGGGGCCTGCGGTGCGCGGCGTGCATTTTCAGCCCGTGTCCTCGTTCGGCCGTTATCCCTGGGCCTTGAGCAATGCGCCCCGGCTGACCCTGCCCGAAGTTATGGCCGCGCTGGTGCGGCAGGCGCCGGAACTGGTCCGGATGGAGCATTTCCACCCGCCGGGCTGCGAGCATGCGCTCTGTTCCTTCAGCGCGGCCTACCGCCGCACAGGCGTTGAGGGCGCGGAGCTGGAGTGGCTGCCTCAGGCCGGGCAGTCCTGTTGCTCTCCCGTGCCGCCTCCGGCGGCGGAAGGCGCGCGCAAGGCCAGGCAGTTTGTGGCTCTGCATTGGAAGGGAGCCGAACGGATACCGGCGGCGGACACGCCGGGCGGCGCGGCGCTTCCGGAACGTGCCGATGATTTCAGCCGCTTTCTGAACCGGGCCGGAGCGGAGCGGCGTTTCACCGTTTCGGCCATGGCCTTTCAGGACGCCTACAGTCTGGATCTGGAGCGGGTGCGCGGCTGCTGCATCCATGTGGTCCAGGCGGACGGGCGGCTGGTGCCTTTCTGCCTGCACAATCTCACGGCCCGCGACGGCGCTCGTCTTTATAGCGGGGCATGGGCGTGA
- a CDS encoding DVU_1553 family AMP-dependent CoA ligase: MGVSRGRCTVPCPHPMDRWLAQACGAESMAALPTRLRAARIEALNRILRHAARHSAFYARHLAGCDLGMREPEDLARLPFTTAAHLRDWRDFCCVSQGDVQRMVSLQTSGTTGAPKRLAFTERDLARTRDFFQVGMGQLVRAGQGLAVFLPGAERPDGVADLLRRALGPSGVLVEGLPSAIAVDMTPAGDAARAHWLTEHRPQALVASPAQLEGLLRSFPRAAPPDLRGVLSSTDRLDPDQKQRLRAAWNCELLDHYGLTESGFGCAVECPAHDGYHLRALDALLEVVDPRDGRPLPWGETGEVVLTTLNREAMPLIRYRTGDIASLLPGPCRCGSPLPRLGPLLGRLDTDAGQTLRVVHPAKGSGASWAKQLDAARFPEGVGL; the protein is encoded by the coding sequence ATGGGCGTGAGCCGGGGGCGCTGTACCGTCCCTTGTCCTCACCCCATGGACCGCTGGCTGGCCCAGGCCTGCGGCGCGGAAAGCATGGCGGCGCTTCCGACACGGCTGCGCGCGGCGCGGATCGAAGCCCTGAACCGTATTCTGCGCCATGCCGCGCGGCACAGCGCCTTTTACGCCCGGCATCTGGCCGGTTGCGATCTGGGGATGCGCGAACCCGAGGATCTGGCCCGTCTGCCGTTCACCACAGCCGCCCATCTGCGTGACTGGCGGGATTTTTGCTGTGTGTCGCAGGGCGACGTGCAGCGCATGGTCAGCCTGCAAACTTCGGGCACTACGGGCGCGCCCAAGCGCCTGGCCTTTACGGAGCGCGATCTGGCCCGCACCCGCGACTTTTTCCAGGTGGGCATGGGGCAACTTGTGCGGGCGGGCCAAGGCCTGGCCGTGTTTTTGCCGGGGGCGGAGCGCCCCGACGGCGTGGCGGATCTGCTGCGGAGAGCCTTGGGCCCCTCGGGCGTTCTGGTGGAGGGGCTGCCCTCTGCTATAGCCGTTGACATGACCCCCGCCGGGGATGCCGCGCGTGCGCACTGGCTGACGGAGCACCGGCCCCAGGCCCTGGTGGCCTCGCCCGCGCAGTTGGAAGGTCTGTTGCGCAGCTTTCCGCGGGCCGCGCCGCCGGACCTGCGCGGAGTGCTTTCCAGCACGGACCGGCTTGACCCGGACCAGAAGCAACGGCTGCGCGCGGCCTGGAACTGCGAACTGCTGGATCACTACGGCCTGACGGAGAGCGGCTTCGGCTGCGCCGTGGAATGCCCGGCCCACGACGGCTATCATTTGCGGGCCCTGGACGCCCTGCTGGAAGTGGTGGACCCGCGCGACGGGCGGCCGCTGCCCTGGGGAGAAACGGGCGAAGTGGTGCTGACCACGCTCAACCGCGAGGCCATGCCGCTGATCCGGTACCGTACCGGCGACATTGCGAGTTTGCTGCCGGGACCCTGTCGTTGCGGCAGCCCCTTGCCGCGTCTGGGGCCGCTGCTGGGGCGGCTGGATACGGACGCGGGGCAGACATTGCGCGTGGTCCATCCGGCCAAGGGCAGCGGCGCATCATGGGCGAAACAGCTGGATGCGGCGCGTTTTCCTGAAGGAGTGGGATTGTGA
- a CDS encoding DVU_1551 family NTP transferase codes for MKACAILLAAGRASRMGAVKALLPLPLLSGGAPCSALEGLARCYRGAGVEDILLVSGFHAAEVEAAARGLGLAVVRNPRPEEGMFSSACAGLRAVPEDCAVCFVHPVDVPLVRSLTLAALLDAAASESQHGSSSVLIPTYEGKEGHPPLLPSVYREHILAHERQGGEGGLRSALAGLPRRYVPVADSFILEDMDCPEDYARLRTLAALREALWPAEAWNLLRLCRVPERGLRHACAVGAVAAALAQVLRESRAEREWAGTGPDPELARAGGLLHDVCKGLPEHEKAGGRFLAELGLPVAAALVADHRDLSVPDAAPLTERELVYLADKYCHGREFVPLELRFGQKLDLYAADPAACAAIRGRLGRARALEARLAREMGRPPADIARQALEALLKAKGGEPEAEPNSSRGDT; via the coding sequence GTGAAGGCATGCGCCATTCTGCTGGCGGCGGGCCGGGCCTCCCGCATGGGAGCGGTGAAGGCCCTGTTGCCTTTGCCTCTTTTGTCCGGCGGCGCGCCGTGTTCCGCCTTGGAGGGGCTAGCCCGCTGTTATCGCGGCGCGGGTGTGGAAGACATTCTACTGGTCAGCGGTTTCCATGCGGCGGAGGTGGAGGCGGCGGCGCGCGGACTGGGACTGGCCGTCGTCCGCAATCCCCGGCCGGAAGAGGGCATGTTCTCCTCCGCCTGCGCCGGGCTGCGCGCCGTGCCTGAGGACTGCGCCGTCTGTTTCGTGCATCCGGTGGACGTGCCTCTGGTCCGCTCTCTGACCCTGGCGGCGCTGCTGGACGCGGCGGCAAGTGAATCTCAGCACGGATCATCTTCCGTACTGATTCCCACCTATGAGGGCAAGGAAGGCCATCCGCCGCTGCTGCCCTCTGTGTACCGGGAGCACATCCTGGCCCATGAGCGGCAAGGGGGCGAGGGCGGCCTGCGGTCTGCACTGGCCGGACTTCCCCGACGGTATGTGCCGGTGGCGGATTCCTTTATTCTAGAAGATATGGACTGCCCTGAGGATTACGCCCGCCTGAGGACGCTGGCCGCGTTGCGGGAGGCGCTGTGGCCCGCCGAGGCCTGGAATCTGCTGCGCCTGTGCCGCGTTCCTGAGCGCGGCTTGCGCCATGCTTGCGCCGTGGGCGCCGTGGCGGCTGCCTTGGCTCAGGTTCTGCGTGAGAGCAGGGCGGAGCGGGAATGGGCCGGGACCGGGCCGGATCCCGAGCTGGCGCGCGCCGGAGGGCTGTTGCACGATGTCTGCAAGGGCCTGCCGGAGCATGAAAAGGCCGGGGGCCGCTTCCTGGCGGAGCTGGGCCTGCCCGTGGCCGCAGCTTTGGTGGCGGATCATCGTGATCTGAGCGTACCCGACGCCGCGCCGCTGACTGAGCGCGAACTGGTCTATCTGGCGGACAAGTATTGTCACGGCCGGGAGTTTGTGCCGCTGGAACTGCGTTTCGGCCAGAAGCTGGATCTGTATGCCGCCGATCCCGCCGCCTGTGCGGCCATCCGGGGCCGTCTGGGGCGTGCCCGGGCCCTGGAGGCGCGTCTGGCCCGTGAAATGGGGCGGCCCCCGGCGGATATTGCCCGGCAGGCCCTTGAGGCCCTGCTCAAGGCCAAAGGCGGGGAGCCGGAAGCCGAACCGAACAGTAGCAGAGGCGATACGTGA
- a CDS encoding histidine phosphatase family protein: MGARDLPLSKAGRAQVRALAVDLAPVLADPRLVALLSSDLSRCRETAAILAAAAGRPLLVHADADLREISLGAWEGLTPAEVERAFPGQYALRGRDFAHFSPPGGESFVWVQQRSLAALERWRARYPEGLLLLAGHAGLNRCLLARYLALPLADLMRIPQGYASRTFLPGW, from the coding sequence GTGGGTGCGCGTGATTTGCCGCTGAGCAAAGCCGGGCGCGCCCAGGTTCGGGCCCTGGCTGTGGACCTTGCGCCGGTGCTGGCCGACCCGCGCCTTGTTGCTCTGTTGAGTTCGGATTTGTCCCGTTGCCGGGAAACGGCGGCTATCCTTGCCGCCGCTGCCGGGCGGCCCCTGCTTGTGCATGCGGACGCGGATCTGCGCGAAATCAGTCTGGGAGCCTGGGAAGGGCTGACGCCCGCGGAGGTGGAGCGGGCCTTTCCCGGTCAGTACGCCTTGCGCGGTCGGGATTTCGCTCATTTCAGCCCGCCCGGCGGCGAAAGTTTCGTCTGGGTGCAGCAACGGTCCCTGGCGGCTCTGGAACGCTGGCGGGCGCGCTATCCCGAGGGGCTTCTGCTCCTGGCCGGGCATGCCGGGCTGAACAGATGCCTTCTGGCCCGCTATCTGGCCTTGCCCTTGGCCGATCTTATGCGCATTCCGCAGGGCTATGCCAGCCGGACATTCCTGCCCGGCTGGTAA
- a CDS encoding tyrosine-type recombinase/integrase yields MKLSDTTLRNTKAKSAIQKLSDGGGLYLHIAPTGGKLWRMAYRFNGKQKTLSFGAYPAVSLKDARKLRDEAKELLAKGIDPMEHKREVKAEAIAAEKEQSENFELIAREWFERYAPGLSPKHAQKLLSFLEKRLFPAIGAMPVRQIEPSHLLDAVRPAELAGHIETAHKLMQLCGQVMRYARITGRVKYDVASGLTEAMMKPKVTHFAAIVKPKEIGQLLRDIDAYRGHFSVHYCLKILPYVFTRPSELRLAQWTEFDFDSNIWTIPAERMKMRQPHVVPLATQVLKMLQELSMYSGNTQYLFPSIQAKSSVISDAGPLAALRRLGYDKGDMTLHGFRAMASTNLNELGHRADVIEVQLAHREPDSVRLAYNRAQYMDERKKMMQSWADYLDELKGAKTSGC; encoded by the coding sequence ATGAAGCTTTCCGACACTACTCTCCGTAATACAAAGGCCAAATCTGCCATCCAGAAGCTGTCCGATGGCGGAGGACTCTATCTGCACATCGCGCCCACCGGCGGCAAGCTCTGGCGGATGGCCTACCGGTTTAACGGCAAGCAAAAGACGCTCAGCTTTGGAGCCTACCCGGCCGTTTCACTCAAGGATGCACGCAAACTGCGCGATGAAGCCAAGGAACTCCTGGCCAAGGGAATAGATCCCATGGAGCACAAGCGGGAGGTCAAAGCTGAAGCCATTGCCGCTGAAAAGGAACAGTCGGAAAATTTTGAGTTGATTGCACGCGAATGGTTCGAGCGTTATGCCCCTGGACTTTCACCGAAACACGCCCAAAAACTTTTGAGCTTTCTGGAAAAGCGGCTCTTTCCCGCCATTGGCGCCATGCCGGTCAGGCAAATTGAACCGTCACATCTGCTGGATGCCGTTCGCCCGGCCGAATTGGCGGGGCACATTGAAACCGCGCACAAGCTCATGCAGCTTTGCGGCCAAGTGATGCGCTATGCCCGAATCACCGGCAGAGTGAAATATGACGTGGCTTCCGGGCTGACTGAAGCAATGATGAAACCCAAGGTCACGCACTTCGCGGCCATAGTCAAACCCAAAGAAATCGGCCAATTACTGAGGGATATTGATGCGTACAGGGGACATTTCTCGGTCCACTACTGCCTGAAAATCCTTCCCTATGTTTTCACCCGGCCGTCCGAACTTCGCCTCGCCCAATGGACGGAATTTGATTTTGACAGCAATATCTGGACTATCCCGGCCGAGCGCATGAAAATGCGCCAGCCGCATGTGGTACCCCTGGCCACGCAGGTTCTGAAGATGCTTCAGGAACTCTCCATGTATTCAGGCAACACGCAGTATCTTTTCCCCAGCATCCAGGCGAAATCTTCCGTTATCAGCGATGCAGGCCCCCTGGCGGCTTTGCGCCGTCTTGGGTATGACAAGGGCGATATGACCCTGCACGGCTTTCGGGCCATGGCCAGCACGAACCTGAACGAGCTCGGCCACCGGGCTGATGTCATCGAGGTTCAGCTTGCCCACCGGGAGCCGGACTCCGTGCGACTGGCCTATAACCGGGCGCAATACATGGATGAACGCAAAAAAATGATGCAGAGCTGGGCAGATTACCTCGACGAGCTGAAGGGTGCGAAAACCAGTGGGTGCTAG
- a CDS encoding vWA domain-containing protein gives MSVASGSSGQPDGQVDPAQALQSLQNLLAAGADAFPDGLGEQLRQVLSSTKKQGVDRVQVAVATRKSTQPLTLDDINDSRQATTTLRTRLQALMQSTRSLRNHSGYVGTLDTRKLHTLAAGNTKIFLRKGEKISVNTAVHILLDASGSMNGNPMALASKVCFAVVAALNSIKGLNIGVTAFPGSRTQDLPGQQGHWQTVAPILLHGQKLHNQFSIGTGGSTPMDTALWWVLQQLHPMAEPRKMVLLITDGEPDEQEPTLTAIRVIKGFGLEVYGIGIKTMSIQTLLPGKGSRVINDISELAPSMFEILHDALIRGQPVN, from the coding sequence GTGAGCGTAGCATCTGGCTCGTCCGGTCAACCGGACGGGCAGGTTGATCCGGCGCAAGCTCTGCAAAGCCTTCAAAACTTGCTGGCGGCCGGAGCAGATGCATTTCCGGACGGCCTTGGGGAACAGCTTCGTCAGGTGCTATCCAGCACCAAGAAGCAGGGAGTTGATAGGGTGCAGGTTGCTGTTGCCACAAGGAAGTCCACTCAGCCGCTTACCCTGGACGATATAAACGACTCCCGCCAGGCAACTACGACTTTGCGCACCAGGCTGCAAGCCTTGATGCAGAGTACACGTTCCCTCAGAAATCACAGTGGTTATGTTGGTACGCTGGATACCCGCAAACTGCATACCCTGGCAGCCGGCAACACCAAAATATTCTTGCGCAAAGGCGAGAAAATCAGCGTCAATACTGCGGTTCACATCCTGCTGGATGCATCCGGCTCCATGAACGGCAATCCCATGGCTCTGGCCAGCAAGGTATGCTTTGCAGTGGTCGCGGCCCTGAATTCCATAAAGGGACTCAACATAGGGGTAACCGCATTCCCCGGCAGCCGCACCCAGGATTTACCTGGTCAGCAAGGGCATTGGCAGACGGTAGCTCCAATTTTGTTGCACGGTCAGAAGCTGCATAACCAGTTCAGCATTGGAACAGGAGGCAGCACGCCCATGGACACGGCCCTCTGGTGGGTGCTGCAACAGCTTCATCCCATGGCGGAACCACGCAAGATGGTGCTGCTCATCACCGATGGCGAACCGGACGAGCAGGAACCCACTTTGACCGCCATTCGGGTCATCAAGGGTTTTGGACTGGAAGTATACGGCATCGGTATTAAAACCATGTCAATCCAGACTCTGCTGCCCGGAAAAGGAAGCAGAGTCATCAATGACATCTCGGAACTGGCGCCTTCCATGTTCGAGATTTTGCATGACGCACTCATCCGCGGCCAGCCGGTAAACTGA